TGTTGTCTTATGAGTCTTCCTTTTGATAAGGATGAAGGTCTAATTATTGTTCCAACGCGGCTATGGGGTCCAATGGGTGATACCATAAGTGCGACTGGCGCTTGATACAGGTGCCACTGGTTCTGTGGTTAGCTGGGACATAGTAGTACTTTTGGGGTACGATCCTGCTATTATTTCAGAGCGGATCCAGATGACCACGGGGAGCGAAGTCGAAGTTGTTCCACGAGTTATTATTGAAAGGATTGAAGCACTAAGGAAAGAACGTCGAGATTTCCCGGTCCTTTGTCATAACATGCCACCAAGTGCCACAGTTGATGGGGTTTTGGGTCTGGACTTTTTTAGAGGCCAAGGGCTTATAATAGATTTTCGCATTGGGTTAGTAAAACTTGAAT
The window above is part of the Syntrophales bacterium genome. Proteins encoded here:
- a CDS encoding retropepsin-like aspartic protease; amino-acid sequence: MRLALDTGATGSVVSWDIVVLLGYDPAIISERIQMTTGSEVEVVPRVIIERIEALRKERRDFPVLCHNMPPSATVDGVLGLDFFRGQGLIIDFRIGLVKLE